The window CTCCCATCATGCGATGCCGCGGACCGATCGGCGACACGGTGTCGTCGTAGTCGTAACCCAGCTCGTTGGCCAGCTCGACCACCCCGCTGACCTGGGCGGCGAGCTGTCCGGCGATGTCCACGGAGGTACGGCGGTCCAACTGGCCCACCATCCGTACGACACCGTCGTCCACCGTCACGCGTACCACCCCCTCCCGTACGGCGAGGACCCGTTGCAGGACCTCCCGTACGACGTCGCGCCGGATGTCGGCGTCCGGGCGCAGGTGCACCCGCAACAGGTCGCCCCGGGTCACGATGCCGACCAACCGGCCCAGGTCGTCGACCACCGGGAGCCGCTTGACGTGCTCGCGGTCCATCAGCTTCGCCGCCGCGGCCACCGGTGTCCGGGCGTACGTGGTGATCGCGGGTGCCGTCATCAGCTCGGTGGCGACGGCACCGTCGGCCTTCACCCGGGCGTCACGGCGTCGGCGGCTCTCGAACAGCCGCCGCTCGTGCGGTTCGCCGACCAGCTCGACCTTGTGGAGCAGGTCGGCCTGCGAGACCACCCCGACCACCCGGTCGAAGTCGTCCACCACCGGCACGGCACTGACGTGCCGGCCGGTCACCACGTCGATGATCTCCCGGTACGGGGTCTGCGCCCCGACCGTCGCGACGTCCGTCGTCATCACGTCGCCCACCTGCCATGCCCTCATCGTGGATCTCCTTCCTGCGCTCACCGTACGAGCGCAGGGGCCCACGCCATCAGGGCCGAAGGACCGGTGCGGTAGGGACCTGAGGCACGACGCGTCCCGCGGTCGACCACTTCTCCTCGGCCCGGTTCACCGCTCATGCGGCGACTGCCGGGTGCCGGGCGCGATCACCTCCGGGTCAACACCACCTTGAGGGCGCCACTTTGTCCCGGCCGGGAGAACTCGTCGTACGCGTGCATGATCTCGTCCAGCGCGAACCGGTGGGTGACCAGGCCGCCGACGTCGAACTGCCCGCCGGCGAGCATCCCGAGCAGCACCGGGATGGTGTTGGTGTCGACCAGCCCGGTGGTGATGGTGACATCGCGCGCCCAGAGTTGTTCCAGGTGCAGGGTGGCCGGCGCGCCGTGCACGCCGATGTTGGCGACCCGGCCCACCGGCCGTACCAGGGTGGTGCAGAGTTCGAACGCCTCGGGCACCCCGACCGCCTCCATGACCACGTCGGCGCCGAGTCCGCCGGTCACGGACCGCACCACCTCATGCGGATCCTCGTCGGGGGCCACCGTGATGTCCGCACCGAACTGCCGGGCGGCCCGCAGTCGGCCTTCGGCCTTGTCGACGGCGATGATGTGCGCGGGGGAGTAGAGGCGGGCGGTCAGGATGGCGGCGAGCCCGATCGGGCCCATTCCCACGATCACCACGGTGTCGCCCGGCCGGACCTGCCCGTTGAGCACGCCGACCTCGTACGCGGTCGGCAGGATGTCCGCGAGCAGGACGGCAGCCTCGTCGGTGACGGTCTCCGGCAGCGGGTACGTGGACAG of the Micromonospora sp. NBC_01796 genome contains:
- a CDS encoding CBS domain-containing protein; its protein translation is MRAWQVGDVMTTDVATVGAQTPYREIIDVVTGRHVSAVPVVDDFDRVVGVVSQADLLHKVELVGEPHERRLFESRRRRDARVKADGAVATELMTAPAITTYARTPVAAAAKLMDREHVKRLPVVDDLGRLVGIVTRGDLLRVHLRPDADIRRDVVREVLQRVLAVREGVVRVTVDDGVVRMVGQLDRRTSVDIAGQLAAQVSGVVELANELGYDYDDTVSPIGPRHRMMGDVPA
- a CDS encoding alcohol dehydrogenase catalytic domain-containing protein produces the protein MKALRYGGPGKHEWTSAPDPQVAEPTDAVIRVDTVTICGTDLHILGGDVPEVGPGRILGHEAVGTVMEVGAAVTTVRPGDRVLASCISACGRCRYCRSGSYGQCTGGGGWLLGHLVDGVQAEYARIPFADLSTYPLPETVTDEAAVLLADILPTAYEVGVLNGQVRPGDTVVIVGMGPIGLAAILTARLYSPAHIIAVDKAEGRLRAARQFGADITVAPDEDPHEVVRSVTGGLGADVVMEAVGVPEAFELCTTLVRPVGRVANIGVHGAPATLHLEQLWARDVTITTGLVDTNTIPVLLGMLAGGQFDVGGLVTHRFALDEIMHAYDEFSRPGQSGALKVVLTRR